Proteins encoded in a region of the Variovorax sp. PAMC 28711 genome:
- a CDS encoding VOC family protein, giving the protein MLNHVMLGSNDIERSKRFYDAVLGVLGAGEPVRNVAATGHVRLFYRHDGSTFGLSQPINNEPAAAANGGTIGFRCNSAAQVKAFHDVAVAHGGESIEDAPGLRSGPAGDVHLGYVRDPDGHKLCAIFRVK; this is encoded by the coding sequence ATGCTGAACCACGTCATGCTCGGATCCAATGACATCGAGCGCTCCAAGCGCTTTTACGACGCTGTCCTGGGCGTTCTGGGGGCGGGCGAGCCGGTTCGCAACGTCGCGGCGACGGGGCACGTCCGGCTGTTCTATCGCCATGACGGAAGCACTTTCGGTCTGAGCCAACCTATCAATAACGAGCCGGCGGCTGCGGCCAACGGCGGAACGATCGGCTTTCGCTGCAATTCCGCAGCGCAAGTCAAGGCGTTCCACGACGTCGCGGTCGCCCATGGTGGCGAGTCGATCGAAGACGCGCCGGGCCTGCGGTCGGGCCCCGCGGGCGACGTGCATCTTGGCTACGTGCGTGATCCGGATGGCCACAAGCTGTGTGCCATCTTTCGCGTCAAGTAA
- a CDS encoding DUF1289 domain-containing protein, whose amino-acid sequence MVAATALCEGCARTIPEIAGWSRMSDDDKRVVWGRIAQRLSETAS is encoded by the coding sequence ATGGTGGCCGCGACGGCGCTGTGCGAAGGCTGCGCGCGCACGATTCCCGAGATCGCGGGCTGGAGCCGCATGTCGGACGATGACAAGCGCGTGGTGTGGGGGCGCATTGCGCAAAGACTTTCGGAGACGGCCTCGTGA
- a CDS encoding 2-hydroxychromene-2-carboxylate isomerase, whose protein sequence is MKHITFYLDFISPYAYLAFEKLPETLEGLSYTVAYKPVLFGAMLKANGQLGPAEIASKRAWTYRHVLWLGHAHGVPLEMPATHPFNPLPHLRLALATSSGAAISRYVAEMIFHEVWRGGAEMGDAVRLAGLAEALDTVRDGNGAEAKAQLKANTDEALARGVFGVPAYAVDDKLFWGFDGLAMLRAYLDGDAWFDSPAWSGAAERPGLVRQNR, encoded by the coding sequence GTGAAGCACATCACTTTCTATCTCGACTTCATCTCGCCCTACGCCTACCTCGCGTTCGAAAAGTTGCCCGAGACGCTCGAAGGCCTGAGCTACACCGTGGCCTACAAGCCGGTGCTGTTCGGCGCGATGCTCAAGGCCAACGGCCAGCTCGGCCCGGCCGAGATCGCGTCCAAGCGCGCGTGGACTTACCGCCATGTGCTGTGGCTCGGCCACGCGCACGGCGTGCCGCTCGAGATGCCGGCGACGCATCCCTTCAACCCGCTGCCGCATCTGCGGCTGGCGCTCGCCACGTCGTCGGGCGCCGCGATCAGCCGCTACGTGGCCGAGATGATCTTCCACGAGGTGTGGCGCGGCGGTGCCGAGATGGGCGATGCGGTGCGGCTGGCAGGCCTGGCCGAAGCGCTCGACACGGTGCGCGACGGCAACGGCGCCGAGGCGAAGGCACAGCTGAAAGCGAACACCGATGAAGCGCTCGCGCGCGGCGTCTTCGGTGTGCCGGCGTATGCGGTCGACGACAAGCTCTTCTGGGGCTTCGACGGCCTCGCGATGCTGCGCGCGTACCTCGACGGCGACGCGTGGTTCGACAGCCCGGCCTGGTCGGGTGCCGCGGAGCGTCCGGGCCTCGTCCGCCAGAATCGTTGA
- a CDS encoding MFS transporter has protein sequence MAATLDSKGNPHPAPRPMSAEEKKVIFASSLGTVFEWYDFYLYGSLAAIIAKQFFSGLDAGAAFIFALLAFAAGFLVRPFGAIVFGRLGDMIGRKYTFLITILIMGLSTFIVGLLPSYATIGVAAPVILIALRMLQGLALGGEYGGAATYVAEHAPHGKRGAYTSWIQTTATLGLFLSLLVILGVRTVMGEAAFTDWGWRIPFLVSVLLLGISVWIRLSLSESPAFQKMKAEGKTSKAPLSESFGDWKNLKIVILALVGLTAGQAVVWYTGQFYALFFLTQQLKVDSTTANLMIAAALLLGTPFFLVFGSLSDKIGRKPIIMAGCLLAVVTYFPVFKMLTEAANPDLARAQATAGVVVTADPATCSFQGNPVAREIDFKSSCDIAKRYLVQNSVSYENIAGPAGSKASVKIGDKSVEAPVGNVVNLKFDEASAKEIAAFKKTMSEDLKLATYPTKADPAKMNKVMMIVLLFWLVLLVTMVYGPIAAMLVEMFPTRIRYTSMSLPYHIGNGWFGGLLPTTAFAIVASTGNMYNGLWYPIIIAGMTLVIGTLFIRETKDIDIYAND, from the coding sequence ATGGCAGCCACCCTGGATTCCAAAGGGAACCCGCATCCGGCCCCGCGGCCGATGAGCGCCGAGGAAAAGAAGGTCATCTTCGCTTCTTCCCTCGGCACGGTTTTCGAGTGGTACGACTTCTATCTGTACGGCTCGCTCGCAGCGATCATCGCCAAGCAGTTCTTCAGCGGTCTGGACGCCGGCGCGGCCTTCATCTTCGCGCTGCTGGCCTTCGCGGCGGGCTTCCTGGTGCGGCCGTTCGGCGCCATCGTGTTCGGTCGGCTCGGCGACATGATCGGACGCAAGTACACGTTCCTGATCACGATCCTGATCATGGGCCTGTCGACCTTTATCGTCGGTCTCCTGCCGAGTTACGCGACCATCGGTGTCGCGGCACCCGTGATCCTGATCGCGCTGCGCATGCTGCAGGGCCTCGCGCTCGGCGGCGAGTACGGCGGTGCGGCCACCTATGTGGCCGAACACGCGCCGCACGGCAAGCGCGGTGCCTACACCTCGTGGATCCAGACCACCGCCACGCTCGGCCTGTTCCTGAGCCTGCTCGTCATCCTCGGCGTGCGCACGGTCATGGGCGAGGCCGCATTCACCGATTGGGGATGGCGCATTCCGTTCCTGGTGTCGGTGCTGCTGCTGGGCATTTCGGTGTGGATCCGCCTGTCGCTCTCCGAGTCGCCGGCTTTCCAGAAAATGAAGGCCGAAGGCAAGACCTCCAAGGCACCGCTCTCCGAATCCTTCGGTGACTGGAAGAACCTCAAGATCGTGATCCTGGCCCTCGTCGGCCTGACCGCCGGCCAGGCCGTGGTCTGGTACACGGGCCAGTTCTACGCGCTGTTCTTCCTGACGCAGCAGCTCAAGGTGGACAGCACCACCGCCAACCTGATGATCGCTGCCGCGTTGTTGCTCGGCACGCCGTTCTTCCTGGTGTTCGGCTCGCTCTCGGACAAGATCGGCCGCAAGCCGATCATCATGGCCGGCTGCCTGCTCGCCGTGGTGACCTACTTCCCGGTCTTCAAGATGCTGACCGAAGCCGCCAACCCCGATCTGGCCAGGGCGCAAGCCACGGCCGGCGTGGTGGTCACCGCCGATCCGGCGACCTGCTCCTTCCAGGGCAACCCGGTCGCGCGTGAAATCGACTTCAAGAGCTCGTGCGACATCGCCAAGCGCTACCTGGTGCAGAACTCCGTGAGCTACGAGAACATTGCCGGCCCGGCAGGTTCGAAGGCCTCGGTCAAGATCGGCGACAAGTCGGTGGAAGCACCGGTGGGCAACGTGGTCAACCTGAAGTTCGACGAAGCGTCCGCCAAGGAAATCGCGGCATTCAAGAAGACCATGTCGGAGGACCTGAAGCTCGCGACCTATCCGACCAAGGCCGATCCTGCCAAGATGAACAAGGTGATGATGATCGTGCTCCTGTTCTGGCTCGTCTTGCTGGTGACGATGGTCTACGGTCCGATCGCCGCGATGCTGGTCGAAATGTTCCCGACGCGCATCCGCTACACCTCGATGAGCCTGCCGTACCACATCGGCAACGGCTGGTTCGGCGGCCTGCTGCCCACCACCGCCTTCGCCATCGTGGCCAGCACCGGCAACATGTACAACGGCCTCTGGTACCCGATCATCATCGCGGGCATGACGCTCGTGATCGGTACGCTGTTCATCCGCGAAACCAAGGACATCGACATCTACGCGAACGACTGA
- the uvrA gene encoding excinuclease ABC subunit UvrA yields the protein MTQGSIRIRGARQHNLQNLDLDIRTGEMTVVTGPSGSGKSSLVFDTLYAEGQRRYVETFSAYARQFLDRMDKPAVDKVEGVPPAIAIDQTNPVRSSRSTVGTMTELNDHLKLLYARAAALFDRETALPVRHDSPDSIYAALADRAAGAGDPRVVLTFPVELPATTTADEVTQWLSASGFTRVQAEREVATPTGPRKVLDVVADRFRVAGTERVRVLEAIETALKRGAGRLTVYALAAEEGGEPEVWKFSTGLHCPESDIRYADPIPSMFSFNSAVGACDTCRGFGRVIGVDLGLVIPNDKLTLRAGAIKTIQTPAWKEAQDDLMRHAEAAGIPRDTPWAKLTDEQKHWVIEGSPNWKGKWNQQWYGVKRFFGYLESKAYKMHIRVLLSKYRSYTPCPTCAGARLKLESLLWRIGSKDDADAVLPPGKRFMPVGAKWSRAQLEALPGLCLHDLMMLSIERLRRFFDRVEHHGNGTPASEGDAQALKLLFEEITTRLRYLHDVGIGYLTLDRQSRTLSGGEVQRINLTTALGTSLVNTLFVLDEPSIGLHPRDMNRITEAMLRLRDAGNTLVVVEHDPAVMLAADRVIDMGPGPGIRGGQIVFDGTTDQLRDADTLTGNYLGGRKKIGMGFKRLVSENTHRLILEGAREHNLQNITVEIPLARLVCITGVSGSGKSTLVQDVLAPALMRHFGKTTESPGAFDRLLGADHLGDVVFVDQSPIGKTARSNPASYVGAWDALREIFATAALSRQRGYTASKFSFNSGDGRCPTCGGSGFEHVEMQFLSDVYLRCPDCDGKRYRPEILEVTIERKGRHFNVADVLDLTVAEAATLFDADRDVLRVLQPIVDVGLDYVKLGQPVPTLSGGEAQRLKLAGFLAEAAKNATASKQAVARKGTLFLFDEPTTGLHFDDIARLMRALRKLLDAGHSLVVIEHNLDVIRASDWLIDLGPEGGEGGGQVVAEGTPESIRENRASLTGAALADYELAIGPDAYKVAERAARRYVGSAASDAPGRHAIQIVNAREHNLKNLSVDIPRGKFSVVTGVSGSGKSTLAFDILFNEGQRRYLESLNAYARSIVQPAGRPEVDAVYGIPPTVAIEQRLSRGGRKSTVGTTTEVWHFLRLLYVKLGIQHCIFDGAAVQPQTPDSIAAQLLKNFKGQHIGLLAPLVSNRKGVYTELADWARPRGYTHLRVDGAFLPTTGFPRIDRFKEHSIELPVASLDVSPQNAAELRAALTKALEHGKGVVHVLSELTGLRAAMRAGVSTAGIGRVSVFSTLRACPVCSTSYTELDPRLFSYNSKHGWCPDCVGTGVKLSKDQRKVYDDSVLADDQKGREQTFAEPEAEDVGDVACPTCEGTRLNATARAVSFGASVFEGKGGIGITQLARMSVVEVRQWFEGLELVGREAEIARDLVPEIKSRLEFLEEVGLGYLTLDRGAPTLSGGEAQRIRLAAQLGSNLQGVCYVLDEPTIGLHARDNQILLDALHKLGEKGNTLVVVEHDEDTIRRADHIIDIGPSAGKRGGRLVAEGSVADIEAAADSQTGRYLRDAIRHPLQPRRDVPPPAPDAAGWLTVRGADLHNLQDVTATLPLHRLVVVTGVSGSGKSTLARDVLLANVYAIVVQRMTKAGRDNDAAGKRAKWAGCSDVEGYETIDRVLEVDQTPIGKTPRSCPATYIGFWDTIRKLFADTLEAKARGYSPARFSFNTGEGRCPGCDGAGIRTIAMSFLPDVKVPCEVCHGARFNPETLAVSWRGKSIGEVLQMEVDEAVDFFAAMPNISHPLQLLKDVGLGYLTLGQPSPTLSGGEAQRIKLVTELSKVRDDITRRGQKPPHTLYVLDEPTVGLHMADVEKLIHVLHRLVNGGHSVVVIEHDLDVIAEADWILDLGPEGGNAGGRIVAAAPPEEVVRLGTHTGVALAPVLAR from the coding sequence ATGACACAGGGCTCCATCCGGATCCGCGGCGCACGCCAGCACAACCTCCAGAACCTCGACCTCGACATCCGCACAGGCGAGATGACCGTGGTCACCGGCCCGAGCGGCTCGGGCAAATCGAGCCTGGTGTTCGACACGCTGTATGCCGAGGGCCAGCGCCGCTACGTCGAGACCTTCTCGGCCTATGCGCGCCAGTTCCTCGATCGCATGGACAAGCCGGCAGTCGACAAGGTGGAAGGCGTGCCGCCGGCCATCGCCATCGACCAGACCAACCCGGTTCGCTCGTCGCGCTCCACGGTCGGCACGATGACCGAGCTCAACGACCACCTGAAGCTGCTCTACGCACGCGCCGCGGCGCTGTTCGACCGCGAAACGGCGCTGCCGGTGCGGCACGACTCGCCCGACTCCATCTACGCCGCGCTGGCGGACCGCGCGGCGGGCGCCGGCGACCCGCGCGTGGTGCTGACCTTCCCGGTGGAGCTGCCCGCGACGACGACCGCCGATGAAGTCACCCAGTGGCTGTCGGCCAGCGGCTTCACGCGCGTGCAGGCCGAGCGCGAAGTCGCCACGCCGACGGGCCCGCGCAAGGTGCTCGACGTGGTGGCCGACCGCTTCCGCGTGGCGGGGACGGAACGCGTTCGCGTGCTGGAGGCGATCGAGACGGCGCTCAAGCGCGGCGCGGGCCGCCTCACGGTCTATGCGCTGGCGGCCGAAGAGGGCGGCGAGCCGGAGGTCTGGAAGTTTTCGACCGGGCTCCATTGCCCCGAGAGCGACATCCGCTACGCTGACCCGATCCCGTCGATGTTCTCGTTCAACTCGGCGGTGGGCGCCTGCGACACCTGCCGGGGCTTCGGTCGCGTGATCGGCGTCGACCTCGGCCTCGTCATCCCGAACGACAAGCTCACGCTGCGCGCCGGCGCGATCAAGACGATCCAGACACCGGCATGGAAAGAGGCGCAGGACGACTTGATGCGCCACGCCGAAGCGGCCGGCATTCCGCGCGACACGCCCTGGGCCAAGCTCACCGACGAGCAGAAGCATTGGGTCATCGAGGGCTCGCCCAACTGGAAGGGCAAGTGGAACCAGCAGTGGTACGGCGTCAAGCGTTTCTTCGGCTACCTGGAGAGCAAGGCCTACAAGATGCACATCCGCGTGCTCTTGTCGAAGTACCGCAGCTACACGCCATGCCCGACCTGCGCCGGCGCGCGGCTCAAGCTCGAAAGCCTGCTGTGGCGCATCGGCAGCAAGGACGACGCCGACGCGGTGCTGCCGCCCGGAAAGCGCTTCATGCCGGTCGGCGCCAAGTGGTCGCGCGCGCAGCTCGAAGCATTGCCAGGTCTTTGCCTGCACGATCTGATGATGCTGTCGATCGAGCGGCTGCGCCGCTTCTTCGACCGCGTCGAACACCACGGCAACGGCACGCCGGCGAGCGAGGGCGACGCCCAGGCGCTCAAGCTGCTGTTCGAAGAGATCACCACGCGCTTGCGTTACCTTCACGACGTCGGCATCGGCTACCTCACGCTCGACCGGCAGAGCCGCACGTTGAGCGGCGGCGAGGTGCAGCGCATCAACCTGACGACAGCGCTCGGCACCTCGCTGGTCAACACGCTCTTCGTGCTCGACGAGCCCAGCATCGGCCTGCACCCGCGCGACATGAACCGCATCACCGAGGCCATGCTGCGTTTGCGCGACGCGGGCAACACGCTGGTCGTGGTCGAGCACGATCCGGCCGTGATGCTGGCGGCCGACCGCGTGATCGACATGGGCCCGGGCCCCGGCATCCGCGGCGGCCAGATCGTGTTCGACGGCACCACCGACCAGCTGCGCGATGCCGATACGCTCACCGGCAACTACCTCGGTGGCCGCAAGAAGATCGGCATGGGCTTCAAGCGGCTGGTGAGCGAGAACACGCACCGGCTCATCCTCGAAGGCGCGCGCGAGCACAACCTGCAGAACATCACGGTCGAGATCCCGCTGGCGCGCCTGGTGTGCATCACCGGCGTGAGCGGCTCCGGCAAGTCGACACTGGTGCAGGACGTGCTCGCGCCCGCGCTGATGCGCCACTTCGGCAAGACCACCGAAAGCCCCGGCGCCTTCGACCGCCTGCTCGGTGCCGATCACCTGGGCGACGTGGTCTTCGTCGACCAGTCGCCGATCGGCAAGACGGCGCGCTCCAATCCGGCGAGCTACGTGGGCGCCTGGGACGCACTGCGTGAGATCTTCGCGACGGCAGCGCTCTCGCGCCAACGCGGCTACACGGCCAGCAAGTTCAGCTTCAATTCCGGCGACGGGCGCTGCCCGACCTGCGGCGGCTCGGGTTTCGAGCATGTGGAAATGCAGTTCCTGTCGGACGTGTACCTGCGCTGCCCCGATTGCGACGGCAAGCGCTACCGCCCCGAAATCCTCGAAGTGACGATCGAGCGGAAGGGCCGCCACTTCAACGTGGCGGACGTGCTCGACCTCACGGTGGCCGAAGCCGCGACGTTGTTCGATGCCGACCGCGACGTGCTGCGCGTGCTGCAACCCATCGTCGACGTGGGGCTCGACTACGTGAAGCTCGGGCAGCCGGTTCCGACGTTGAGCGGCGGCGAGGCGCAGCGCCTGAAGCTCGCCGGCTTCCTGGCCGAAGCCGCGAAGAACGCGACGGCCAGCAAGCAGGCGGTCGCGCGCAAGGGCACGCTCTTCCTGTTCGACGAACCCACCACCGGCCTGCACTTCGACGACATCGCGCGCCTCATGCGTGCGCTGCGCAAGCTGCTCGATGCGGGCCATTCGCTGGTCGTGATCGAGCACAACCTCGACGTGATCCGCGCCAGCGACTGGCTGATCGACCTCGGCCCCGAGGGCGGCGAGGGTGGCGGGCAGGTGGTGGCCGAAGGCACGCCCGAATCGATCCGCGAGAACCGCGCATCGCTCACCGGTGCGGCGCTGGCCGACTATGAACTCGCGATCGGCCCCGACGCGTACAAGGTGGCCGAGCGCGCCGCGCGGCGTTACGTCGGCAGCGCCGCATCGGACGCGCCGGGCCGCCACGCGATTCAGATCGTGAACGCGCGCGAGCACAACCTGAAGAACCTCAGCGTCGACATCCCGCGTGGCAAGTTCAGCGTGGTCACGGGCGTGAGCGGCTCGGGCAAGTCGACGCTGGCCTTCGACATCCTCTTCAACGAAGGGCAGCGCCGTTATCTCGAATCGCTCAATGCCTACGCGCGCAGCATCGTGCAGCCCGCAGGGCGGCCCGAGGTCGACGCGGTGTACGGCATTCCGCCGACCGTGGCGATCGAGCAGCGCCTGTCGCGCGGCGGGCGCAAAAGCACGGTGGGCACGACGACGGAGGTCTGGCATTTCCTGCGGCTCCTGTACGTGAAGCTCGGCATCCAGCACTGCATCTTCGACGGCGCTGCCGTGCAACCGCAAACGCCCGACAGCATCGCCGCGCAACTGCTGAAGAACTTCAAGGGCCAGCACATCGGCCTGCTGGCGCCGCTGGTGAGCAACCGCAAGGGCGTCTACACCGAACTGGCCGATTGGGCGCGGCCGCGCGGCTACACGCACCTGCGCGTGGACGGCGCCTTCCTGCCGACGACAGGCTTTCCGCGCATCGACCGCTTCAAGGAGCACAGCATCGAGCTGCCGGTGGCCAGCCTCGACGTGTCGCCGCAGAACGCGGCCGAACTGCGCGCGGCGCTCACGAAGGCGCTGGAGCACGGCAAGGGCGTGGTCCACGTGTTGAGCGAACTCACAGGCTTGCGCGCCGCGATGAGGGCCGGCGTGTCGACGGCGGGCATCGGCCGCGTCAGCGTGTTCTCGACGCTGCGTGCGTGTCCGGTGTGCAGCACGAGCTACACCGAACTCGACCCGCGCCTCTTCTCGTACAACAGCAAGCACGGCTGGTGCCCCGACTGCGTGGGCACGGGCGTCAAGCTCAGCAAGGACCAGCGCAAGGTCTACGACGACTCGGTGCTGGCCGACGACCAGAAGGGCCGCGAGCAGACTTTCGCCGAGCCGGAAGCCGAAGACGTCGGCGACGTGGCGTGCCCGACCTGCGAAGGCACGCGACTGAACGCGACGGCACGCGCCGTGAGCTTCGGGGCCTCGGTGTTCGAGGGCAAGGGCGGCATCGGCATCACGCAGCTCGCGCGCATGAGCGTGGTCGAGGTGCGCCAGTGGTTCGAGGGGCTGGAACTGGTCGGCCGCGAGGCGGAGATCGCCCGCGACCTGGTGCCGGAGATCAAGAGCCGGCTCGAATTCCTCGAAGAGGTCGGGCTCGGCTACCTCACGCTCGACCGCGGCGCGCCGACCCTGTCGGGCGGCGAAGCGCAGCGCATCCGCCTCGCGGCACAGCTGGGCAGCAACCTGCAGGGCGTGTGCTACGTGCTCGACGAGCCGACCATCGGCCTGCACGCGCGCGACAACCAGATCCTGCTCGACGCGCTGCACAAGCTCGGCGAGAAAGGCAACACGCTGGTGGTGGTGGAGCACGACGAGGACACGATCCGTCGCGCCGACCACATCATCGACATCGGCCCGAGCGCGGGCAAGCGCGGTGGCCGGCTCGTCGCCGAAGGCTCGGTGGCGGACATCGAAGCGGCGGCCGATTCGCAGACCGGGCGCTACCTGCGCGACGCCATCCGGCATCCGCTGCAGCCGCGACGCGACGTGCCGCCGCCCGCGCCCGATGCGGCTGGCTGGCTCACCGTGCGCGGCGCCGACCTGCACAACCTGCAGGACGTGACCGCCACGCTGCCGCTGCACCGCCTGGTGGTCGTCACCGGCGTCAGCGGCTCGGGCAAGTCGACGCTGGCGCGCGACGTGCTGCTGGCCAACGTCTATGCGATCGTCGTGCAGCGCATGACCAAGGCCGGACGCGACAACGACGCCGCCGGCAAGCGCGCGAAGTGGGCCGGCTGCAGCGACGTCGAGGGCTATGAAACCATCGACCGCGTGCTCGAAGTCGACCAGACACCGATCGGCAAGACACCGCGCAGTTGCCCCGCGACCTACATCGGTTTTTGGGACACCATCCGCAAACTCTTCGCCGACACGCTGGAGGCGAAGGCGCGCGGCTACAGCCCGGCGCGCTTCAGCTTCAATACCGGCGAAGGTCGCTGCCCGGGTTGCGACGGCGCGGGCATCCGCACCATCGCGATGAGCTTCCTGCCCGACGTGAAGGTGCCCTGCGAGGTGTGCCACGGCGCGCGCTTCAACCCCGAGACGCTGGCGGTCAGCTGGCGCGGCAAGAGCATCGGCGAGGTGCTGCAGATGGAGGTCGACGAGGCGGTCGATTTCTTCGCGGCCATGCCCAACATCAGCCATCCGCTGCAGCTGCTCAAGGACGTGGGGCTCGGCTATCTCACGCTGGGCCAGCCGTCGCCGACGCTGAGCGGCGGCGAGGCGCAACGCATCAAGCTCGTCACCGAGCTGAGCAAGGTGCGCGACGACATCACGCGCCGCGGCCAGAAGCCGCCGCATACGCTGTACGTGCTCGACGAGCCGACCGTCGGCCTGCACATGGCCGACGTCGAGAAGCTCATTCATGTGCTGCACCGGCTGGTGAACGGCGGCCACAGCGTGGTGGTGATCGAGCACGACCTCGACGTGATCGCCGAAGCCGACTGGATCCTCGACCTCGGCCCCGAAGGCGGCAACGCCGGCGGGCGCATCGTGGCCGCGGCACCGCCGGAAGAAGTGGTGCGGCTGGGGACGCACACTGGCGTGGCGCTGGCGCCGGTGCTGGCGCGCTGA
- a CDS encoding YdgA family protein: MRKSKPVVPVVAVVLVAGLAYAGTSHWLGGQIESRYNAALDQQLSAIGSLQPGTQITRSYQRGMFTSEAQITLTVPSPPTAEAEADPDAQAAPPTPPALQKPLVITIDNHIQHGPLAGWWPAIALIASRLGKIDAGTPAQRAVFDKVEPPRLRTVVHFGGGYDGTFVLPAGEFADGASRAKWQQLDFRFNGAGDGRHVEGNFDWPQLSIEAAPKTDADEAAGARTRDAVRLQIEGMTARFDSEVPVNGTAAFGAGTSSGTIKHLSMARGDAPKAMFELDGVQLASTTRATGALFDVEQTATGRGTLAGKPIDRFDYAMALTQLNGEALKALEQALFKASATPAAEAPTDAQSAAIAQALNAVVQAGPSFRSRLKATIGVETGEFSLGVTLPTGAAPAPADLPPAFLMLALAQQIEGNASMKMPKSWVPLFAGAGDKPAESIASAKALLGNFTAQGWLVEGAADVTAELKYAAGAITVNGRPFNPLGLGAEPAQPRRRQQR, encoded by the coding sequence ATGCGCAAATCAAAACCTGTCGTTCCTGTTGTCGCCGTTGTCCTCGTCGCGGGGCTGGCCTACGCCGGCACCAGCCACTGGCTGGGCGGGCAGATCGAGTCACGCTACAACGCAGCACTCGACCAGCAACTGTCCGCCATCGGGTCGCTGCAGCCTGGCACCCAGATCACGCGCAGCTACCAGCGCGGTATGTTCACCTCCGAGGCGCAGATCACCCTGACCGTTCCCTCGCCACCCACGGCCGAAGCGGAAGCGGACCCCGATGCGCAAGCTGCGCCGCCCACGCCGCCAGCGCTGCAAAAGCCGCTGGTCATCACCATCGACAACCACATCCAGCACGGCCCCCTGGCCGGCTGGTGGCCTGCCATCGCACTGATCGCGTCGCGTCTGGGCAAGATCGACGCCGGGACGCCGGCACAGCGCGCAGTGTTCGACAAAGTCGAGCCGCCGCGCCTGCGCACCGTGGTCCATTTCGGCGGCGGCTACGACGGGACCTTCGTGCTGCCGGCGGGCGAATTCGCCGACGGCGCGAGTCGGGCCAAGTGGCAACAACTCGACTTCCGCTTCAATGGTGCGGGCGACGGCCGGCATGTCGAAGGCAATTTCGACTGGCCGCAGCTGAGCATCGAAGCAGCGCCCAAAACCGATGCCGACGAAGCCGCCGGTGCGCGCACTCGCGATGCCGTCCGTTTGCAGATCGAGGGCATGACCGCCCGCTTCGATTCCGAGGTGCCCGTGAACGGAACGGCCGCGTTCGGCGCCGGGACCTCTTCCGGCACGATCAAGCACCTCAGCATGGCCCGCGGAGATGCGCCGAAGGCGATGTTCGAACTCGACGGCGTCCAGCTCGCCAGCACCACCCGCGCCACCGGAGCGCTGTTCGACGTCGAGCAAACCGCCACCGGTCGCGGCACCCTGGCGGGCAAACCGATCGACCGTTTCGATTACGCGATGGCCTTGACGCAACTCAATGGCGAGGCACTGAAAGCGCTGGAGCAGGCGCTGTTCAAAGCGTCGGCAACACCGGCGGCCGAAGCGCCGACCGACGCGCAGAGTGCCGCCATCGCGCAGGCGCTGAACGCAGTGGTGCAAGCCGGGCCCTCGTTTCGCAGCAGACTGAAGGCGACCATCGGTGTCGAGACGGGCGAGTTCAGCCTCGGTGTCACGCTGCCCACCGGCGCGGCGCCCGCGCCCGCCGATCTGCCGCCAGCCTTTCTCATGCTCGCGCTGGCGCAACAGATTGAGGGCAACGCCTCGATGAAGATGCCGAAATCGTGGGTGCCGCTTTTCGCGGGCGCGGGCGACAAGCCGGCCGAATCGATCGCCTCGGCCAAGGCGCTGCTCGGAAACTTCACTGCCCAGGGGTGGCTGGTCGAGGGCGCCGCCGATGTCACTGCCGAGCTGAAATACGCCGCAGGCGCCATCACGGTCAACGGCCGGCCGTTCAACCCGCTGGGGCTGGGCGCCGAGCCGGCGCAACCACGGCGGCGGCAACAGCGCTGA